The following coding sequences are from one Sylvia atricapilla isolate bSylAtr1 chromosome 23, bSylAtr1.pri, whole genome shotgun sequence window:
- the MPZL2 gene encoding myelin protein zero-like protein 2 translates to MRGRTWLGAALVLGAQLRALWLAAAVEVHTAKEVVAVNGTNQRLKCTFSSSSPVSQQLSVSWNFQPEDLSSHEPVFYYLKEPYKPPSGRFKERVTWDGNIERNDVSIIIWNLQPSDNGTFTCQVTNWPDVYGTIGEVRLRVVQKVNFSEIHFLAVAIGSASVLMVIVVTAVIICRQRRRRARDKRLEVADTESKEKESLKMGEEKEPIPLED, encoded by the exons ATGCGCGGCCGCACATGGCTGGGCGCTGCGCTCGTCCTTGGGGCGCAGCTCCGAG CGCTGTGGCTGGCGGCAGCGGTGGAGGTTCACACGGCCAAGGAGGTGGTCGCCGTGAACGGCACCAACCAGCGGCTGAAATGcaccttttccagcagcagccccgtgAGCCAGCAGCTGTCGGTGAGCTGGAACTTCCAGCCCGAGGACCTGAGCTCTCATGAGCCG GTATTTTACTACCTGAAGGAGCCCTACAAGCCCCCCTCGGGGAGGTTTAAAGAGCGAGTCACTTGGGACGGGAACATTGAGCGTAACGACGTTTCCATCATCATCTGGAACCTGCAGCCCAGTGACAACGGCACCTTCACCTGCCAGGTGACAAACTGGCCAGATGTCTACGGCACCATCGGGGAGGTGCGGCTCCGGGTGGTGCAGAAAG TGAACTTCTCAGAAATCCATTTCCTGGCCGTGGCCATCGGATCTGCCTCTGTGCTGATGGTCATCGTGGTGACAGCCGTGATCATCTGTCGGCAGCGCCGCAGGAGAGCGCGAGACAagaggctggaggtggcagaCACCGAGAG TAAAGAAAAGGAGAGCCTGAAGAtgggggaagagaaggaacCCATTCCACTGGAAGATTAA
- the CD3E gene encoding T-cell surface glycoprotein CD3 epsilon chain has protein sequence MRMRLERSLPLLGFLLCAVGTTAQQDEETEGGEFLVEISGTTVTITCPLEDDGIDWTFSRKGEVTEEKKLIFRDHDSSPVNLSCSLGSRQRELYLNARVCATCEELDALTVAGIIAADLLITLGLLILVYYFSKGRKGRASSSGDSRPRGQKMQRPPPVPNPDYEPIRKGQRELYAGLAPRAL, from the exons atgaggatgaggCTGGAGCggtccctgcccctcctggggttcctgctgtgtgcag ttggCACCACAGCTCAGCAGG atgaAGAAACTGAAGGGG GGGAATTCCTGGTGGAGATTTCCGGCACCACGGTGACAATCACGTGTCCCTTAGAGGACGATGGCATCGACTGGACCTTTTCTAGGAAAGGAGAGGTCACCGAGGAGAAGAAGTTAATTTTCAGGGACCACGACAGCTCTCCTGTCAACCTGAGCTGTTCCTTGGGGAGCAGGCAACGTGAGCTGTACCTGAATGCCCGAG TGTGTGCCACCTGCGAGGAGCTGGACGCCCTGACCGTGGCAGGGATCATCGCTGCAGACCTCCTCATCACCCTGGGGCTGCTGATCCTGGTCTATTACTTCAGCAAAGGCAGGAAGGGACGGGCCAGCTCCTCTGGGGACAGCCGGCCACGAG gtcagaaGATGCAGCGTCCTCCCCCTGTCCCAAACCCGGACTACGAG cCCATCCGGAAAGGCCAGCGGGAGCTGTATGCGGGCCTGGCGCCCAGGGCCCTCTGA
- the LOC136371124 gene encoding T-cell surface glycoprotein CD3 gamma chain-like, giving the protein MAGGKVLGAWALLASLALASWGVRGQIYVKEFSGKVFLECVVGQGKNVTWWKDGDAVGREALLELSGVYDDPRGLYVCETGGQRKSLQVHYRMCQNCIEVDAPTISGIVVADVVATLFLAVAVYCITGHDRGHTSRASDRQNLIANELYQPLGEREDDQYSRLGHTRARK; this is encoded by the exons ATGGCCGGGGGAAAGGTGCTCGGTGCCTGGGCGCTGCTggccagcctggccctggccaGCTGGGGGGTCCGAG ggcagaTCTACGTGAAGGAATTCAGTGGGAAGGTGTTCCTGGAGTGTGTGGTCGGCCAAGGCAAAAACGTCACATGGTGGAAAGACGGGGACGCTGTTGGGCGCgaggcactgctggagctgagcgGGGTTTATGACGACCCCAGGGGGCTCTACGTGTGTGAAACAGGCGGCCAAAGGAAGAGCCTCCAGGTGCACTATCGCA TGTGCCAGAACTGCATCGAGGTGGACGCTCCCACCATCTCCGGCATCGTCGTCGCCGACGTGGTGGCCACACTGTTCCTGGCCGTGGCCGTGTACTGCATCACTGGCCACGACAGGGGACACACGTCACGAG cttctgACAGGCAGAACCTGATCGCCAATGAGCTCTACCAG cccctcggAGAGCGGGAGGATGATCAGTACAGCCGGCTGGGTCACACCCGTGCCCGAAAGTGA